The Candidatus Neomarinimicrobiota bacterium genome includes the window TTGCCACGGCGAGATAGATAATGGCGGTCCCCAGATCCGGTTGTCCGATGATGATGATGGCTGGCAGCAAGGCCAGCGCGATGGGAACCAGGACATAAGGAAATTTTTCGAGGTATTTCTGGTAATCGGTGAGATACCGGGCAATGGCCACCACCACGACGATTTTGCCGATTTCTGCGGGCTGAATGCGTAGTGAGCCCAGGACCAGCCAGCGATGCCCGCCCGAGAACGCCGGCATGAAATAGGTCGCCAGCAGCAACAGCAGCAGCACGCCGTAAACGCGATAGGCCTGTTCGTAGTAGATCCGTGGATGAAGCCATCTGAGCAGCCCGACGGCCAGCAGAGCGAAGCCCAGCCAAACGGTCTGTCGGAAAAATGTCGAGTGGACCAGTGGCGCTGATAAACTCGTACTATAGAGCGCGAGGAGACCCATCCCCATAAGCAAGACGACGGGCGCCAGCAGGAGCTTATCCCAGACGATGAGACCGGGCTGGCCTTTAAGGGACTTGAGCCAGGTCCCCTGCACCATTGCTATATCTATCGATGTAGAAGCGAAACATCTCTGCCGCCAGCGGAGCTGCCGTGCGCGAACCCAACCCGCCCTGCTCCACCAAGATCGTCACCACCATTTCGTTGCCGCTGATCGTCTTTACAAAGCCCGTAAACCAGGAGTGCCCCGCCCCATGAGGGTTCTGGGCCGTGCCCGTCTTGCCAAATATGTCACCGCCCGAAACCTTGGCTCGGAAGCCGGTCCCCTGGTCCCCGTTGACGACCTGGTACATGGCTGCCCGCAGGTCGCGCCAAATGCTGGGCAGCAGTTCCACATACTCTTTCCGGCGGGACGGCCTGGCCGGGAACCTCACCAGGACAGGGTTCACCAGCCGGCCGCCATTGGCGATGGCGGCGGTCATACGGGCGATTTGCAGGGGCGAGACCAAAAGGTCGCCCTGCCCCAGGACCAGGTTAAGCAGATGCCCGGCAGTCCAGCCCACGTCCGCATATTTGCGGTCCATGTAGCTCGGGTCGGGTACCAGCCCGGTGGATTCCTGCGGCATTTCGATGCCGGTGGGCTGCCCAAATCCAAATCGGGTGGCCATATCCTCCCAGGCCTCGAACCCGATCCATTGAATGAGTTTGTAGAAGTAAATATTGCAGGACAGGCGGAGGGCATCCTCCAGGTTTACCTCGCCGTGACCCGGCCAGATATTACAATGGAAATTCCGATTGCCGAACCGGTAGATGCCGTTGCACTCAATCGTTGCCGAGGGATCTATTTCGCCGGCGGCGAGGGCGGCTGCGGCCGCCACCAGCTTGAAGACCGAGCCCGGTGGGTAGAGCCCGTTAACGGGCCGGTTGAGCAGCAGCTTGTCGGGGTGGTCCCGCCACTGCTGCCACAGTGCCACCGGAACGGGCCCGGTGAAAGGGGCCAGTACATAATCAGGCGCACTGACATAAGCGTAAATCTCGCCACTCGTTGGCTCCATGGCGATGAGCGCTCCCCGCCGCCCCTCCATGAGCCGCTCGCCCAAGGCCTGCATATCCAGGTCCAGCGACAGATGCACGTCCTGCCCGGCCGTGGGACGCAACGTAGGTTTGTTGGGCACTGCACCCAGGTCCCGCAACAGATTGTCCACCAGGTGGTACCGGTAGCCATCCCTGCCACGGAGCACCCGCTCATACTCCCGCTCCAGCCCTGCCGCGCCCACCACGTCCCCCATGTAATAACCCTCGCGCCGGTACTGAGCAAAGTCCTCGGTGGAGATTGCGCGCAGGTAGCCGATCAGATGGGTGGCCCGGGCGCGTGACGGGTAGTGACGGAGGGCCTCGTCCACAAAGAATATGCCTGGAAACTCCAGGCGGTGCTCCTCGATGTGCGACCGTTGCGTAAAACCTACATCGCTGTACAGGGTCACCGGCTGAAACCGTCGGTAGGGTCCGTCCGCTTCCGCCACGATGCGCCCGATCGTTTCCGCCGAAATATCTAAATAGCGGCCCAGCTGCGACAGTTCATCCAGGCTGTTGCGCACTTCAGCCGGGATCACCGCCAAACTGTATTGGGAGCGGTTGGTCACCAGAAATTTCCCGTGGCGGTCAAACATCAGGCCGCGGGGTGCCGGCAATCGGACTTCCCTGATGCTGTTCTTTTCAGCGTGCGTGCGGTATTGGTCGTGGTTCAGAATCTGCAGCTGGAAATAGCGCAAGCCGACGCCACCCATGAGCAAGACAATGCCCGCGGCCAGAACATTCCGCCGGCGGGCCAGGGTCGCTGCCTGCGGCAGATTCATGCCCGGGCCGGCAGCAGGGGAACCATGTAGCGCAGGCCGGTTACCAACGTGCTGGAGATGAAGGTCTCCAGCACAATGCGCTTGACCAGCACGCCTATCGGCATCTGTAGGCCCAGACTCATGGCCGCCTGAAACACCACTGCGTGCACCAGCAGGGCGCCATAGACATACAGGTTCATGATCCTCGGGGTCCAGACCGTTGTGGTTCCATTCAGGGTGCCCAGGGTGTAGCCCACAATGGGTTTGGCCAGCGTATTGGCTCCCAGGATGCTGAGGGCGCCGCTCAGGTCCTGTATCAATCCGGCGCCGAAGCCGCCCAGAATACCGGCTAACCGGCCATACCGGGCTGACAGAAATACCAGGAAAACCAGAATGAAGTCCGGCCGGATCTCACCCAGGCGGAGGTAATCCGCCAGCTTGATCTGGGCCAGCAGCACCCCCGCAAATAGGGCCAAGGTTTTAAGAATCGGGCCCATCGATCACCATAACGAACACGTGCTCCACTTCGAAGGGATTGGCGTGCAGCCGCACCTTCAGGCGGCTGAAATTCTCCCCCGGCACGCTCTCCACCTCAGCGACCACCCCCACGGGCAAGTTCTTGGGATAGATGTCGGAGAAGCCGGAAGTGGTGATCGCGTCGCCGGGGCGAATCGGGACGGTAACGGGAATCCCCGTAACTTCCGCCGAGAGACCGTACAACGGTTTCAAAATACCCCGCGATCCCTCCGCACCCACTTTTACTGAAACCCGAAAATTCCGGTCCGAGATCAGTTGTATGATGGTGGCATTCCGCGCCACCGTGAGGGTCTTGCCCAGCAGCCCGTCCATGGTCAAGACAGGAACATTGGGTACCACACCGTGTTGCGAGCCGATGTTGAGTGTCAGGGTGCTCAGCACGCTTGACGCGCCCCGGCTCACCACCTCTGCCACTTGCAGTTTATGCGGAGATTCTTTCGTGAACCTCAGCATCCTGCGCAGGCGCTCATTCTCCCTGGCCATATCGGCCAACTCCGCATTAAGCAGCCTGTATTTGGTGACCTGCTCCCTCAGCACCTGGTTCTTGTCGCGGTAACCGATCATGTCACTGATGCCCAGACTTGGGCGTGGTACCGCACCCGTCGCAGCCACTACGAACCCCTGAAGCGCAAACGATTGTCGTGAGTCTCCCGTCAACAGCAGCACGAGAGCAACGAGCACGGCCAGCAGCAACAGCAGCGTCTCCCGGATGTAGTAGAGGAGCTCGAAGAGGTTCCGCACCTGTCTGTGGATGGGACGCGCGGCTAGAAAAGCACCGCGGAGAAATCCTTGATATGCTCCAGCACATATCCCGTGCCAATGACCACATCGGTCAGCGGTTCCTCGGTCACGTGAACGGGCAAGTTGGTCTCTTGCCGCAGGATTTCATCCAGACCCTTCAGCATGGAACCGCCGCCGGTGAGGATGATCCCGCGGTCCAGGATGTCGGCGCTCAATTCCGGCGGGGTGCGCTCCAGCGCCCGCTTGATGGCAGCAAGTATCTGGAAAAGCGTATCC containing:
- the mrdA gene encoding penicillin-binding protein 2; this translates as MNLPQAATLARRRNVLAAGIVLLMGGVGLRYFQLQILNHDQYRTHAEKNSIREVRLPAPRGLMFDRHGKFLVTNRSQYSLAVIPAEVRNSLDELSQLGRYLDISAETIGRIVAEADGPYRRFQPVTLYSDVGFTQRSHIEEHRLEFPGIFFVDEALRHYPSRARATHLIGYLRAISTEDFAQYRREGYYMGDVVGAAGLEREYERVLRGRDGYRYHLVDNLLRDLGAVPNKPTLRPTAGQDVHLSLDLDMQALGERLMEGRRGALIAMEPTSGEIYAYVSAPDYVLAPFTGPVPVALWQQWRDHPDKLLLNRPVNGLYPPGSVFKLVAAAAALAAGEIDPSATIECNGIYRFGNRNFHCNIWPGHGEVNLEDALRLSCNIYFYKLIQWIGFEAWEDMATRFGFGQPTGIEMPQESTGLVPDPSYMDRKYADVGWTAGHLLNLVLGQGDLLVSPLQIARMTAAIANGGRLVNPVLVRFPARPSRRKEYVELLPSIWRDLRAAMYQVVNGDQGTGFRAKVSGGDIFGKTGTAQNPHGAGHSWFTGFVKTISGNEMVVTILVEQGGLGSRTAAPLAAEMFRFYIDRYSNGAGDLAQVP
- the mreD gene encoding rod shape-determining protein MreD — its product is MGPILKTLALFAGVLLAQIKLADYLRLGEIRPDFILVFLVFLSARYGRLAGILGGFGAGLIQDLSGALSILGANTLAKPIVGYTLGTLNGTTTVWTPRIMNLYVYGALLVHAVVFQAAMSLGLQMPIGVLVKRIVLETFISSTLVTGLRYMVPLLPARA
- the mreC gene encoding rod shape-determining protein MreC; amino-acid sequence: MRNLFELLYYIRETLLLLLAVLVALVLLLTGDSRQSFALQGFVVAATGAVPRPSLGISDMIGYRDKNQVLREQVTKYRLLNAELADMARENERLRRMLRFTKESPHKLQVAEVVSRGASSVLSTLTLNIGSQHGVVPNVPVLTMDGLLGKTLTVARNATIIQLISDRNFRVSVKVGAEGSRGILKPLYGLSAEVTGIPVTVPIRPGDAITTSGFSDIYPKNLPVGVVAEVESVPGENFSRLKVRLHANPFEVEHVFVMVIDGPDS